From a single Aspergillus puulaauensis MK2 DNA, chromosome 2, nearly complete sequence genomic region:
- a CDS encoding uncharacterized protein (COG:S;~EggNog:ENOG410PMQ4;~InterPro:IPR006680,IPR032466;~PFAM:PF04909;~SECRETED:SignalP(1-22);~go_function: GO:0016787 - hydrolase activity [Evidence IEA]) codes for MNGFSSTWLLLLLMALTTVGTGLRVPKHAWDSHIHIIEPDRYPLDPNRDYTPKPATRQHAAEFEASHGIDHAVVVLPSVYATNNTVLLDALRSFNGSYVGVCVLDIDEQVDNKTLQTFHQAGVRGIRVNYGNTGTDSQITADVVKAASIARVHDWVLQLWLPISAYKALQPVIPTLGVRVVADHYGHAMVGSRTNDPRNTVDPFTIPGFREVIDLVRNRHLFVKISAPYQNSKQEPLYSDLRVVAETLMLNGPEMVVFGSDWPHTSSKEGNGPGGPLVPQDYRDIDDEAILKQTLEWAGSQAQVQRLFVDNPRRLWGWTDVHS; via the exons ATGAACGGATTCTCCAGTACATGGTTG TTACTTCTCCTGATGGCACTTACCACTGTTGGTACAGGGCTGAGAGTCCCCAAGCACGCATG GGACTCGCACATACACATCATCGAGCCAGACCGATACCCACTAGATCCAAACAGAG ACTACACTCCCAAGCCAGCAACTCGCCAACACGCCGCCGAGTTTGAAGCCTCCCACGGTATCGACCATGCTGTTGTCGTGCTCCCTAGTGTGTACGCAACAAACAACACTGTCCTTCTCGATGCCCTGCGCTCCTTCAACGGAAGCTACGTTGGTGTATGCGTGCTCGATATAGATGAGCAGGTAGACAACAAGACGCTACAGACATTTCACCAAGCCGGCGTTCGCGGTATTCGAGTTAACTACGGGAACACCGGGACAGATTCCCAGATCACCGCGGACGTCGTTAAAGCTGCAAGTATTGCGCGTGTCCACGACTGGGTCCTGCAGCTGTGGCTCCCAATCAGCGCCTACAAGGCCCTGCAGCCTGTAATTCCAACCCTCGGCGTGCGGGTTGTGGCCGACCATTACGGGCATGCGATGGTGGGATCGCGAACGAATGATCCCAGGAATACGGTTGATCCGTTTACTATTCCTGGTTTCCGCGAGGTAATCGATCTTGTCCGGAATCGGCATCTGTTCGTGAAGATCTCGGCGCCATACCAGAACTCAAAGCAGGAGCCTCTATACAGCGACTTGCGTGTGGTTGCGGAGACTCTTATGCTCAACGGGCCTgagatggtggtgtttggCAGTGACTGGCCTCATACCTCTAGTAAGGAGGGTAATGGCCCTGGTGGTCCGTTGGTTCCTCAGGACTATCGTGACATTGACGACGAGGCTATCCTGAAGCAGACGCTGGAGTGGGCAGGGAGTCAGGCACAGGTTCAGCGACTCTTCGTGGACAATCCACGTCGACTATGGGGGTGGACCGATGTCCACTCCTAA
- a CDS encoding uncharacterized protein (COG:S;~EggNog:ENOG410PGIZ;~InterPro:IPR018713;~PFAM:PF09995;~TransMembrane:1 (o40-58i)) has translation MESIVRTISELPAANAVTSAFSKMLSNGVSIEDIKNIPPAKIGAAALAYVILCSSLRFRRMRRMKKKLNNPDRKALAKMTNVEAQSIIGELYQYEFPLVFLKSLQFALFKTYAIPTISSLLVATRMFSTPASASKRYEDTTVLIGEFLFQDPRKSRTVEAISRMNYLHNPYIKAGKISNEDLLYTLSVFITEPVTWINKFEWRTLTDYEICALGTYWKSIGDAMGIEYKGYLKQEEWKDGLEFYEDIKDWAQHYEAKEMVPTATNKQTADELVPLLLYYIPRPLMPVAREAVGTLMGERLRWAMIYPEPSNIAQAATFAAFSLRRFVLRYLTLPRLVAGPEFSNKDPKTGRYNHNNYLVHPYYVKPTFSNRWGPIAWMTWALGGIVPGGKGGEKYHPEGYRFDEVGPEKRRGVGRKEMDGFEEKIKSVRHMGCPFAVK, from the exons ATGGAGTCGATTGTCCGCACCATCAGCGAGCTGCCTGCCGCCAACGCGGTCACCTCTGCCTTTTCCAAGATGCTCTCGAACGGAGTATCcattgaggatatcaagaacaTCCCCCCTGCCAAGATTGGCGCCGCCGCCCTGGCCTATGTCATTCTGTGCTCATCGCTGCGCTTCCGACGCATGCGGcgcatgaagaagaagctcaacaACCCTGACCGCAAGGCTCTGGCAAAAATGACCAATGTCGAGGCCCAAAGTATCATAGGCGAGCTGTACCAATATGAATTCCCCCTAGTGTTCTTGAAATCGCTGCAATTCGCCCTCTTCAAG ACCTACGCCATCCCAACAATCTCCAGCCTGCTCGTGGCTACTCGCATGTTCAGTACCCCGGCCAGTGCTAGCAAGCGATACGAGGACACCACCGTCTTGATTGGCGAGTTCCTATTCCAGGACCCTCGCAAGAGCAGGACGGTGGAAGCAATCTCGCGCATGAATTACCTGCACAATCCTTATATCAAGGCCGGCAAGATCTCCAATGAGGACCTTCTCTACACCCTCAGTGTCTTCATCACCGAGCCTGTCACTTGGATCAACAAGTTCGAGTGGCGGACGCTCACCGACTACGAGATATGCGCTCTGGGCACGTACTGGAAGAGCATCGGTGATGCCATGGGCATCGAATATAAGGGATATCTCAAGCAGGAAGAGTGGAAGGATGGCCTTGAGTTCTACGAGGACATCAAGGACTGGGCCCAGCACTACGAGGCCAAGGAGATGGTCCCCACTGCGACGAACAAGCAGACAGCCGACGAGCTGGTCCCGTTGCTTCTTTACTACATTCCCCGACCTCTGATGCCAGTCGCCCGTGAGGCAGTGGGTACTTTGATGGGAGAGCGTCTGCGGTGGGCGATGAT ATACCCCGAGCCGTCAAACATCGCTCAGGCCGCAACATTTGCAGCATTCAGTCTACGCCGCTTTGTCCTGCGATATCTGACACTGCCACGCTTGGTCGCCGGTCCAGAGTTCAGCAACAAGGATCCCAAGACTGGTCGGtacaaccacaacaactACCTGGTACATCCCTACTACGTGAAGCCGACTTTCAGCAACCGGTGGGGGCCCATTGCCTGGATGACCTGGGCCTTGGGAGGCATCGTCCCTGGTGGGAAGGGTGGAGAGAAATATCACCCCGAGGGCTACCGATTTGATGAAGTAGGcccggagaagagaagaggcgtggggaggaaggagatggatggatttGAAGAGAAAATCAAGTCTGTCCGGCACATGGGATGTCCATTCGCTGTCAAGTAG
- a CDS encoding phytanoyl-CoA dioxygenase family protein (COG:S;~EggNog:ENOG410Q1HN;~InterPro:IPR008775;~PFAM:PF05721), producing the protein MSSLTLTPEQLSHYRENGYLLLRVHEHNLVSPDTLNAWEKEVRQWPRVKGKWMPYDEVNQNGERQLMRTENFVDCHEGWNSLVCGKSLIGILEQLSGQEMLLFKDKINYKLPFGNGFQAHIDSPAYDHIGRIEHITANIAIDAATPENGCLEVVAGSHKMDVEILHGGHISEPWERAQPWVPVPLERGDMLIFGSHLAHRSAKNQTSAKRASLYATYHMRSDGEDLRGQYYAHRRAHFPPDHEREPGINYAEGFKTYGFAAPFSTPDAVANPAASSQTAV; encoded by the exons ATGTCCTCCCTCACTCTTACCCCCGAACAACTCAGCCACTACCGCGAAAACGGTTATCTACTGCTTCGCGTCCACGAGCACAATCTCGTTAGTCCTGACACCCTCAATGCATGGGAGAAGGAAGTGCGTCAATGGCCCCGGGTGAAGGGCAAGTGGATGCCGTATGATGAGGTCAACCAAAATGGCGAGAGGCAGTTGATGCGAACGGAGAATTTCGTTGATTGTCATGAGGGATGGAACAGTTTGGTCTGTGGGAAGAGCCTGATCGGGATACTGGAGCAGTTATCCGGCCAA GAGATGCTCCTGTTCAAGGATAAGATCAACTACAAACTGCCCTTCGGAAATGGCTTCCAGGCCCACATAGATTCCCCGGCCTACGACCACATCGGCCGTATTGAGCACATCACcgccaacatcgccatcgaTGCTGCCACGCCAGAAAACGGGTGTCTGGAGGTTGTCGCCGGCTCGCACAAGATGGACGTCGAGATTTTGCACGGCGGGCACATCTCGGAACCCTGGGAGCGTGCACAGCCTTGGGTCCCCGTACCACTTGAGAGAGGGGACATGTTGATTTTTGGAAGCCATTTGGCGCACCGGTCGGCGAAGAACCAGACGAGTGCAAAGAGGGCTAGTTTGTATGCCACGTATCATATGAGGTccgatggggaggatttAAGGGGGCAGTATTATGCGCACCGGAGGGCCCATTTCCCCCCTGATCATG AGCGTGAGCCAGGCATAAATTATGCAGAAGGATTTAAAACATATGGATTCGCTGCTCCTTTTTCAACGCCGGATGCCGTTGCTAACCCTGCTGCCAGCAGCCAGACAGCTGTTTAG
- a CDS encoding fungal specific transcription factor domain-containing protein (COG:S;~EggNog:ENOG410PPIN;~InterPro:IPR036864,IPR007219,IPR001138;~PFAM:PF00172,PF04082;~TransMembrane:3 (i289-309o360-377i590-610o);~go_function: GO:0000981 - DNA-binding transcription factor activity, RNA polymerase II-specific [Evidence IEA];~go_function: GO:0003677 - DNA binding [Evidence IEA];~go_function: GO:0008270 - zinc ion binding [Evidence IEA];~go_process: GO:0006351 - transcription, DNA-templated [Evidence IEA];~go_process: GO:0006355 - regulation of transcription, DNA-templated [Evidence IEA]) — MQAPGRTPYRADPMRAPVLATTPSHIQLQSQSPTARSPLRRRPSACVRCRRRKVRCDGAVPACSNCAKAGEECFEGRAASAVSRSRLQYLEKRVRELEGHGDNTLMPQTPELSENNRSVLPADTQTINPPAGVSVAGNGPISHGQTQTPVAESPANSLSSQITRHQPLAHEVGLLSLSNTTDPKYLGPSSGVTFARLIYESAPQSQGLPLSFLREQEQQQQHDIVNQKRTALAADIPSINLPPPADCQQYADAFFDATPFFPFISQDVFYHLLDQAQQFNETSKWNSLLPIRLASAQLLLILSLGARFLETRLGADYSSSALFLSGMEPCAHLNLPESVEGVQVLLLMVLHSFYNPEGLNAWYLLHTIIASCLDLGLQRRDSNGRDRTQLVRSAVFWSAYSMDRTLTTILGRPLTLRDEAIDQSFPSLESSDEVEEAATQWHQYNTQSDKQAHETIKTPYIACIYSLRFDRIVAEIKLMIYRVSRSPRRFPWPTNLDSWQQEAEAACVKLLSEIRTYQRGRPRSETNSLSGTTVQRLELKYHQCIMLLYRPSPQLPHPKSNAIQACFNSAMAIIQIQGDLHRFSNMECSWLSAHSIFVAAITMLYCLWTYPAVWGATPLSECLSRAEMALQLLTFLSQWWSVALEPCQKLSHLISLTHERSHGGLGNFPDLGSGGSLQQEGPEMINYVPQDDGRSLLIDELGTLRDLFDLGWLNDWGLDTAPPAWDSDQLMADFESGGHDTMG, encoded by the exons ATGCAGGCTCCAGGACGCACTCCGTATCGGGCGGATCCGATGCGGGCTCCGGTCCTCGCAACAACTCCGTCTCATATCCAACTCCAAAGTCAAAGCCCTACAGCCCGCAGTCCACTTCGACGAAGGCCCTCGGCATGCGTTCGTTGCCGTCGGCGAAAGGTCCGCTGCGATGGAGCAGTGCCCGCCTGCTCCAACTGTGCCAAAGCCGGCGAGGAGTGCTTCGAAGGGCGGGCGGCATCCGCGGTGTCCAGGAG CCGGCTTCAATATCTCGAGAAACGGGTGCGTGAGCTAGAGGGGCATGGAGACAATACCCTCATGCCGCAGACCCCTGAGCTCTCGGAGAACAACCGAAGTGTCTTGCCTGCTGATACCCAGACAATCAACCCTCCAGCAGGTGTTTCTGTtgctggaaatggccccATAAGCCATGGCCAGACTCAGACGCCCGTTGCAGAGTCCCCGGCGAACTCTCTCTCGAGTCAGATTACCCGTCACCAGCCCTTGGCCCATGAAGTCGGCCTCCTATCACTTTCCAACACCACAGATCCAAAGTACCTGGGGCCCTCATCTGGGGTCACCTTTGCACGGTTGATATACGAGAGTGCTCCACAGTCCCAAGGCTTGCCTTTGTCATTTCTCCGagagcaggagcagcagcagcaacatgATATCGTAAACCAAAAGCGGACTGCACTGGCTGCAGACATCCCTTCAATtaacctccctcctcccgCAGATTGCCAGCAGTATGCCGATGCTTTCTTCGATGCCACGCCTTTCTTCCCATTTATCTCACAGGACGTCTTCTACCACCTGCTCGACCAAGCCCAACAGTTCAACGAGACATCGAAATGGAACAGCCTCCTGCCAATCCGACTTGCTTCcgcgcagcttctcctgATTTTGTCCCTTGGAGCTCGGTTCCTCGAGACCAGACTGGGGGCCGATTACTCCTCGTCTGCCTTATTCCTGTCGGGGATGGAACCCTGCGCGCATCTCAACCTTCCAGAAAGTGTGGAAGGGGTTCAGGTTCTCTTGCTGATGGTTCTGCACAGCTTCTACAATCCAGAAGGGCTGAATGCGTGGTACTTGCTACATACCATCATCGCGAGCTGCTTGGACCTAGGGCTTCAGCGTCGTGATAGTA ATGGACGGGATAGGACACAGCTCGTACGTAGTGCCGTCTTCTGGTCTGCCTACTCGATGGATCGCACGCTCACGACTATTCTGGGCCGACCATTGACGCTGCGCGACGAGGCCATAGATCAGTCATTCCCCAGTCTTGAAAGCAGTGATGAAGTCGAGGAGGCAGCTACCCAGTGGCACCAATATAATACCCAGTCAGATAAACAGGCCCACGAGACAATAAAAACGCCGTACATAGCATGCATCTACTCTCTTCGGTTTGACCGGATAGTTGCAGAGATCAAGCTCATGATCTACCGCGTGTCTCGTTCACCCCGGCGATTCCCCTGGCCTACCAACCTGGACTCCTGGCAGCAAGAGGCAGAAGCAGCCTGCGTAAAACTTTTATCTGAGATCCGAACTTACCAGCGAGGACGTCCCCGAAGCGAGACGAACTCACTGTCAGGAACAACAGTACAGCGACTCGAGCTGAAGTACCACCAATGCATAATGCTGCTCTACAGGCCAAGTCCCCAGCTACCACATCCCAAGTCAAACGCCATCCAGGCGTGCTTTAACAGCGCGATGGCCATTATCCAGATTCAAGGAGATCTGCACCGCTTCTCCAATATGGAATGTTCCTGGCTCTCGGCCCACTCCATCTTTGTCGCGGCTATTACCATGCTATATTGTCTTTGGACATACCCTGCTGTTTGGGGTGCAACTCCTCTGTCCGAATGCTTATCTCGTGCAGAGATGGCGCTCCAGCTTCTTACCTTTCTCAGTCAGTGGTGGTCAGTGGCTCTCGAGCCATGCCAGAAGCTTTCACATTTAATATCTCTAACCCATGAACGGTCTCACGGTGGATTGGGGAACTTCCCTGACCTCGGGTCTGGGGGCAGTTTGCAGCAGGAAGGTCCAGAGATGATTAATTATGTGCCCCAGGATGACGGCAGGTCGTTACTGATTGATGAACTTGGGACCCTGCGAGATCTTTTTGACCTTGGCTGGTTGAATGACTGGGGGCTGGATACCGCACCGCCAGCTTGGGACTCTGATCAGCTCATGGCGGATTTTGAGTCTGGAGGACATGATACAATGGGGTGA
- a CDS encoding Zn(II)2Cys6 transcription factor (COG:S;~EggNog:ENOG410PKEF;~InterPro:IPR036864,IPR007219,IPR001138;~PFAM:PF00172,PF04082;~TransMembrane:1 (o477-499i);~go_function: GO:0000981 - DNA-binding transcription factor activity, RNA polymerase II-specific [Evidence IEA];~go_function: GO:0003677 - DNA binding [Evidence IEA];~go_function: GO:0008270 - zinc ion binding [Evidence IEA];~go_process: GO:0006351 - transcription, DNA-templated [Evidence IEA];~go_process: GO:0006355 - regulation of transcription, DNA-templated [Evidence IEA]), translating to MQHRWQLSMSTYTKRASKACAWCHARKVRCDATTLGRPCTRCRQDDRNCVMRKKIQTNPTRRRALPEPEVDSMPVAVGHDNAPAATSSPQNHVLFSSYPFLELDGFSSLTREDVAFLNSKGCLQVPAPVYLEEFVRQYFLHIQPCTPIIDESVFWDLYRSKTSDPSAAKLPLLLFQTILFASSPYISVETAQLCGFDDKRNAWNTLYQRAKFLYHFQSGEGALVRAQAALLLTFHTSANQPQAATLWLTHAVHAACEASFDSECDDDDHETVEATRSRLWWSILIRDRSLSLGLRRQPQVSSFELRMLKDLPREEWFEDEVNGSHVYDPGTKRMLFVVFRSQCQLALLLTEMVSIVFGTHGLSLPFLSREGFQNTLGILNRIRTSLQLWKQESPLSHTRHSTAHSAVIKFTQLTMMYYQTARMELAHYEALLIERHRDYVGGDYTKHLLYTGNMLHDATTRLVALLEYFSNKGKVQILPLTIVGYMSMPLILSAINFKLSSTDKEQRSRRLPLECLWELMSHSRRVYDVTDFISTQTDDILRLAYLTSQQVFLDESPERSSSASDFRTQTPGDCARNDMQLGKGRVKNWHDAFLRHTRAYLLIATTVDYFMSVGRLPSNNALPELVCIIPPLGKVRLPWLSQARASRIKARPRQIPAAREEESEESLSPEAVTTSTVAIPSTETVSNPAIHTAHESITHLGLCDDDASDSSSYDYDQSSLSQVNLDYLDLNIPVNQSPLVEQGDTLGWDHSPQSSSTVPMERPLATSDLWHMTDMNASYDTYLHGLVEDCLGSTTFMCS from the exons ATGCAACATCGCTGGCAGCTGTCCATGTCGACCTACACCAAACGAGCCTCCAAGGCCTGTGCCTGGTGCCACGCCCGCAAGGTGCGCTGCGACGCCACCACGCTGGGCCGTCCCTGCACGCGCTGTCGCCAGGATGACCGCAATTGCGTGATGCGAAAGAAAATACAGACCAA CCCGACACGCCGACGCGCCCTgccagagccagaggtgGACTCGATGCCTGTCGCTGTTGGCCACGACAATGCGCCTGCAGCCACTTCCAGTCCCCAGAACCACgttcttttctcttcataCCCATTCCTAGAGCTAGACGGCTTTTCGTCGCTGACCCGGGAAGATGTCGCATTCTTGAACTCCAAGGGCTGCCTGCAAGTCCCTGCTCCTGTCTATCTGGAGGAGTTTGTGCGACAGTACTTCCTGCACATCCAGCCCTGCACGCCGATAATCGATGAATCGGTATTCTGGGATCTCTATCGCAGTAAAACCAGCGATCCATCTGCTGCTAAACTGCCGctcctccttttccagaCAATCTTGTTTGCAAGCTCTCCTTATATTTCGGTTGAGACCGCGCAGCTCTGTGGATTCGACGACAAGAGGAATGCGTGGAATACTCTATATCAAAGAGCAAAG TTTCTATATCATTTCCAGAGCGGCGAGGGAGCGCTCGTCCGGGCGCAGGCTGCGCTCCTGTTGACCTTCCATACCTCTGCGAACCAGCCACAGGCTGCGACTCTCTGGCTCACGCACGCCGTTCACGCAGCATGCGAAGCGAGTTTTGATAGCGAgtgcgacgacgatgaccaCGAGACAGTGGAGGCAACCCGCAGTCGGCTGTGGTGGTCAATCCTCATCCGGGACAGAAGTCTTTCCCTGGGCCTTCGTCGCCAGCCGCAAGTCTCGTCTTTTGAATTAAGAATGCTGAAAGATCTGCCGAGGGAGGAATGGTTCGAAGACGAGGTTAACGGTTCTCATGTATACGACCCAGGCACCAAACGAatgctcttcgtcgtcttccgAAGCCAGTGCCAGCTGGCGCTTCTGCTCACAGAGATGGTGTCGATCGTCTTTGGCACCCATGGCCTTTCTCTGCCCTTTTTATCTCGCGAGGGATTTCAGAATACACTCGGCATTCTGAACAGGATCAGGACGTCGTTGCAGCTGTGGAAGCAAGAGTCGCCGCTGTCGCATACTCGGCACTCTACTGCCCACAGTGCTGTCATCAAGTTCACCCAGTTGACAATGATGTACTATCA AACAGCTCGGATGGAGCTTGCTCATTACGAAGCGCTGTTGATCGAACGGCACCGGGACTACGTCGGCGGTGATTATACGAAGCACCTTTTATACACTGGAAATATGCTTCACGATGCGACAACTCGACTAGTCGCGCTGCTCGAGTATTTTAGTAATAAGGGCAAGGTTCAGATCCTGCCTCTCACAAT CGTCGGATACATGTCGATGCCACTCATTCTCAGCGCAATCAACTTCAAGCTGTCGTCGACAGATAAAGAGCAGCGATCTCGCCGTCTGCCCCTGGAGTGTCTTTGGGAGTTGATGTCACATTCACGCCGAGTGTACGACGTGACTGATTTCATCAGCACCCAAACCGACGACATTCTGCGTCTGGCATACCTAACATCGCAACAAGTCTTCCTCGACGAAAGCCCTGAGAGGTCTTCGAGTGCGAGTGACTTCCGAACACAAACGCCAGGCGACTGCGCAAGAAATGATATGCAACTAGGAAAGGGCCGGGTCAAGAACTGGCACGACGCCTTCCTGCGACATACGCGAGCATACCTCTTGATAGCCACCACCGTCGACTATTTCATGTCTGTTGGCCGACTACCATCCAACAATGCTTTGCCGGAGTTGGTCTGCATCATCCCTCCACTGGGAAAGGTTCGACTGCCCTGGTTGTCACAGGCGCGCGCCTCTCGCATCAAGGCCAGGCCGAGACAGATTCCCGCTgcaagagaggaagagagcgaggaaTCATTGAGTCCTGAGGCTGTAACAACATCGACTGTCGCCATACCAAGTACTGAAACTGTAAGCAATCCGGCCATACATACAGCTCACGAGTCCATTACGCATTTGGGCCtctgcgacgacgatgccAGCGACAGTTCAAGTTACGACTACGACCAGAGCTCACTCTCGCAAGTCAACCTGGATTATCTGGATTTGAATATTCCAGTGAATCAATCCCCTCTAGTAGAACAGGGCGATACGCTGGGATGGGATCACTCTCCGCAGTCGAGTTCGACTGTGCCGATGGAACGTCCCCTGGCGACATCAGATCTCTGGCATATGACGGACATGAATGCGTCCTATGATACTTATCTTCACGGATTGGTGGAGGACTGCCTTGGATCTACCACGTTTATGTGTTCATGA